The following proteins are encoded in a genomic region of Ornithinibacillus sp. 4-3:
- the purC gene encoding phosphoribosylaminoimidazolesuccinocarboxamide synthase, which produces MELELLYEGKAKKVYQSSMNENHLILSYKNDATAFNGEKKAQFTGKGRLNNEISSILFKALEERGIESHFIKQLDSITQMVQKTDIIPLEVVIRNIATGSITKRLAIPEKSPFEPALVELFYKNDELGDPLINDEEAIYLTNLTVENLNEIKEKARSINQVLTEIFATIGVRLIDFKLEFGRNQDGEIILSDEISPDTCRLWDMNTNEKLDKDVFRQGTGDLITVYEEILNRLEEQL; this is translated from the coding sequence ATGGAGCTTGAGCTTTTATATGAAGGAAAAGCAAAGAAAGTCTATCAATCGAGTATGAATGAAAATCATCTGATTCTCTCGTATAAAAATGATGCAACAGCTTTTAATGGGGAGAAAAAAGCTCAATTTACTGGAAAAGGAAGACTTAATAATGAGATCTCATCCATTCTTTTCAAAGCATTAGAAGAAAGAGGAATCGAGTCACATTTTATTAAGCAATTGGATTCCATTACCCAGATGGTTCAAAAAACAGATATTATTCCGTTAGAAGTGGTTATTCGAAATATTGCTACTGGCAGTATTACAAAACGTTTGGCAATTCCTGAAAAATCTCCTTTTGAACCAGCGCTCGTTGAACTATTTTATAAGAATGATGAATTAGGTGATCCATTGATTAACGATGAGGAAGCCATTTATTTAACAAACCTTACAGTAGAGAATTTGAATGAGATCAAGGAAAAAGCAAGAAGTATTAATCAAGTGCTAACAGAGATTTTCGCTACTATAGGTGTTCGATTGATTGATTTTAAATTGGAATTTGGTAGAAATCAAGATGGGGAAATTATACTTTCCGATGAGATATCACCAGATACATGTAGGTTATGGGACATGAATACAAATGAAAAGCTCGACAAAGATGTTTTTCGTCAAGGCACAGGGGATTTAATCACTGTATATGAAGAAATATTAAATCGTTTGGAGGAACAGTTATGA
- the purS gene encoding phosphoribosylformylglycinamidine synthase subunit PurS, with product MRKVQVYITLKHGVLDPQGKAIKTSLDSLGYPDIEDVRVGKYVELQVKEGPELESKVIQMCEQLLANPVIEDYRIELEEA from the coding sequence ATGAGAAAAGTTCAGGTTTATATTACATTAAAACATGGTGTATTAGATCCGCAGGGAAAAGCGATAAAAACCTCTCTTGATTCTTTAGGGTATCCAGATATAGAAGATGTTCGAGTTGGAAAATATGTAGAACTGCAAGTAAAGGAAGGGCCAGAGTTAGAATCAAAAGTAATACAAATGTGTGAACAGTTATTGGCTAACCCTGTAATTGAAGATTATCGTATTGAACTAGAGGAGGCTTAA
- the purQ gene encoding phosphoribosylformylglycinamidine synthase subunit PurQ, giving the protein MKVAVIVFPGSNCDMDMYHAAKEIVGAEAILVWYTDTHLLEDVDGILIPGGFSYGDYLRCGAMAANSDIMSKIKEHAEKGKPVLGVCNGFQILTEAGLLPGALMRNKNLSFMCHYEELVVEDNESAFTTLYEEKEIVRFPIAHGEGNYFCDEETLKELRANNQIAFTYKNNPNGSVADIAGIRNKAGNVLGMMPHPERAVEVLLGSEDGLRLFQSMIANWRSGNAVNA; this is encoded by the coding sequence ATGAAAGTGGCAGTTATTGTTTTTCCAGGTTCCAATTGTGATATGGATATGTATCATGCAGCTAAGGAGATTGTTGGGGCTGAAGCGATCCTTGTTTGGTACACAGATACACATTTATTAGAAGATGTAGATGGGATTCTTATACCAGGTGGTTTCTCTTATGGCGATTATCTACGCTGCGGTGCTATGGCAGCTAACTCAGATATAATGAGCAAAATCAAGGAACACGCAGAAAAAGGAAAACCAGTATTAGGTGTTTGTAATGGCTTTCAAATATTAACAGAAGCTGGACTTCTACCAGGTGCATTAATGCGCAATAAGAACCTTTCTTTTATGTGTCATTATGAAGAATTAGTTGTTGAAGATAATGAGTCAGCTTTTACTACTTTATATGAAGAGAAAGAAATAGTCCGTTTCCCAATTGCTCATGGAGAAGGCAACTATTTCTGTGATGAGGAAACATTAAAGGAGTTAAGAGCCAACAATCAAATTGCCTTTACATATAAAAACAATCCGAATGGCTCTGTTGCAGATATTGCTGGTATTCGTAATAAAGCTGGTAATGTGCTTGGTATGATGCCGCATCCAGAACGGGCTGTGGAAGTATTATTAGGAAGTGAAGACGGCTTAAGGCTATTTCAATCTATGATTGCGAATTGGAGGAGCGGCAATGCAGTTAACGCATAA
- the purL gene encoding phosphoribosylformylglycinamidine synthase subunit PurL: MQLTHNIDPKTIEQEQMYREMGLSDKEFEKIKVILGRRPNFTETGIFSVMWSEHCSYKTSKPLLRKFPTEGPHVLQGPGEGAGVIDIGDEQAVVFKVESHNHPSAIEPYQGAATGVGGIIRDVFSMGARPIALMNSLRFGLLTTNRSKYLFSEVVAGIAGYGNCVGVPTVGGEIQFDESYEDNPLVNAMCVGLINHQDIQKGIAAGIGNTILYAGAPTCRDGIHGATFASDDLTEDSNKDRPAVQVGDPFLGKLLVEACLEVIHSDALVGIQDMGAAGLTSSASEMASKAGNGIEMNLDLIPQREQNMTAYEMMLSESQERMLLCVKSGHEQEIIAIFEKYGLQSVPVGKVIEEKVFRITHHDEIVANIPVDSLADDAPVYHLPSKEAAFYKAFQQMDVKTPIVENYGETLKQLLQRPTIASKEWVYDQYDSMVQTNTVVSPGSDAAVIRIKGTDKALAITTDCNSRYIYLDPEKGGKIAVAEAARNIICSGAKPLGLTDGLNFGNPTNPEIFWQMEKTVDGMSAACKALQTPVISGNVSLYNQSKGKSIYPTPIVGMVGLHESTAHITSSFFQESGDFIYLIGETYNEFGGSELQFIHDGKYAGKAPHIDLDVEVKRQEKLLSLIQQGKIQSAHDLTEGGLGVALAESLFSAPSLGAEITLSGDTTIMLFSETQSRFLVTVKPENQATFEAVFADAAKLGQVTADAQLTITANNEIILQEDVATLKALWKGAIPCLLKSKV, translated from the coding sequence ATGCAGTTAACGCATAATATTGATCCAAAGACAATTGAACAAGAGCAAATGTACCGTGAAATGGGTTTAAGTGATAAGGAGTTTGAGAAAATCAAAGTAATTCTTGGCCGTCGTCCCAATTTTACAGAAACGGGTATCTTTTCTGTTATGTGGTCAGAGCATTGTAGCTATAAAACATCAAAACCACTGCTAAGAAAGTTTCCGACAGAAGGTCCGCATGTTCTGCAAGGTCCAGGAGAAGGCGCTGGGGTAATTGATATTGGCGATGAGCAGGCAGTTGTTTTTAAAGTAGAAAGTCATAATCATCCATCTGCTATAGAACCATATCAAGGTGCAGCAACAGGTGTTGGTGGAATTATCCGTGATGTATTCTCTATGGGCGCTCGTCCCATTGCGTTAATGAACTCGCTACGTTTTGGACTGTTAACAACAAATCGTAGTAAGTATCTCTTTTCAGAAGTTGTTGCGGGTATTGCTGGTTATGGGAACTGTGTCGGTGTTCCAACAGTGGGGGGAGAGATACAATTTGATGAAAGCTATGAAGATAATCCACTTGTAAATGCAATGTGTGTTGGACTGATTAATCATCAGGATATACAAAAAGGAATTGCCGCGGGTATTGGTAATACTATTTTATACGCTGGAGCTCCAACATGCAGGGACGGTATTCATGGTGCTACCTTTGCCTCAGATGACTTAACAGAGGATTCTAATAAAGATCGTCCAGCTGTACAGGTTGGTGATCCTTTTCTAGGTAAATTATTAGTTGAAGCATGCTTAGAAGTAATTCATTCTGATGCACTTGTAGGGATACAAGATATGGGTGCTGCAGGCTTAACCTCATCTGCAAGCGAAATGGCAAGTAAAGCTGGGAATGGAATAGAAATGAATTTGGATCTCATCCCGCAACGTGAGCAAAATATGACTGCTTATGAGATGATGCTTTCTGAATCTCAAGAGCGTATGCTGCTTTGTGTAAAATCAGGTCATGAGCAAGAAATTATAGCTATTTTTGAAAAATATGGACTGCAATCTGTTCCTGTTGGAAAAGTGATCGAAGAAAAAGTTTTTCGTATTACACATCATGATGAGATTGTAGCGAATATTCCTGTTGATTCTTTAGCAGATGATGCGCCAGTATATCATCTTCCATCAAAGGAAGCCGCATTTTATAAAGCATTTCAGCAAATGGATGTTAAAACACCAATTGTAGAGAATTATGGAGAAACTTTAAAACAATTATTACAACGCCCAACCATTGCAAGTAAAGAATGGGTCTATGATCAATATGATTCAATGGTACAAACTAATACAGTTGTTAGTCCGGGATCCGATGCAGCAGTAATTCGTATTAAAGGTACGGATAAAGCATTGGCAATTACAACCGACTGTAACTCTCGCTATATTTACTTAGATCCAGAGAAAGGTGGAAAAATTGCTGTTGCAGAAGCTGCTCGTAATATTATTTGCTCAGGAGCAAAGCCATTGGGATTAACAGACGGGCTAAACTTTGGAAATCCAACAAATCCAGAAATCTTTTGGCAAATGGAAAAAACGGTAGACGGGATGAGCGCTGCATGTAAAGCGCTACAAACACCTGTTATCAGTGGGAATGTTTCTTTATATAATCAATCCAAAGGTAAATCTATATATCCAACACCAATTGTTGGCATGGTTGGATTACATGAATCCACTGCACATATTACATCAAGCTTTTTCCAAGAATCTGGTGATTTCATTTATCTTATTGGTGAAACGTATAACGAGTTTGGTGGCAGTGAACTACAATTTATCCATGATGGAAAATATGCAGGAAAAGCGCCACACATAGATTTAGATGTCGAAGTAAAGCGTCAGGAAAAGCTACTTTCTTTAATCCAGCAAGGTAAGATTCAATCAGCACATGATCTTACAGAAGGTGGTTTAGGAGTTGCTTTAGCAGAATCCCTATTCTCAGCTCCATCACTTGGTGCAGAAATAACTCTTTCAGGTGATACAACGATTATGCTATTTAGTGAAACACAATCACGCTTTCTTGTTACTGTAAAACCTGAGAACCAAGCCACATTTGAAGCTGTATTTGCGGATGCTGCAAAACTCGGTCAAGTCACAGCAGATGCTCAGTTAACAATAACAGCAAATAATGAAATTATTCTCCAGGAAGATGTTGCTACGTTAAAGGCACTTTGGAAAGGGGCTATTCCATGCTTGCTGAAATCAAAAGTATAA
- the purF gene encoding amidophosphoribosyltransferase — protein MLAEIKSINEECGVFGIWGHDKAAELTYYGLHSMQHRGQEGAGIVVSKEGRLKGFKQLGLVNDVFKHINFDDFNGRIGLGHVRYATQGGNELANVQPLVFQSLTGGMALAHNGNLINATKLRETLEKKGSIFQTTSDTEVLAHLIKRDGVVNEATITNALNHVKGAYAYLVLEDDTLYAALDPDGIRPLSIGKLEDAYVIASETCAFDQIGATFERDVLPGELIKINQNGLTSSRFASPKKRNLCAMEYVYFSRPDSNLNNVNVHASRKQMGKELAKEAYIDVDLVIGVPDSSISAAIGYAEESKLPYEMGIIKNRYVGRTFIQPSQELRELGVKMKLAPVRSIVEGKRIVMIDDSIVRGTTSKRIVKMLKDAGAREVHVRIASPAITNPCYYGIDMPTKEELLRANYSVEEISEIIGADSLAYLSQQGLEKAIIKEETTDQGVCMACMTGNYPLAVTDDI, from the coding sequence ATGCTTGCTGAAATCAAAAGTATAAACGAAGAATGCGGTGTATTCGGTATTTGGGGTCATGATAAAGCAGCAGAATTAACCTATTATGGATTACATTCCATGCAGCATCGTGGGCAAGAAGGTGCTGGAATTGTTGTCAGTAAAGAAGGCAGATTAAAAGGATTTAAACAGCTTGGACTGGTTAATGATGTCTTTAAACACATTAATTTTGATGATTTTAATGGCAGGATCGGCTTAGGACATGTTCGTTACGCAACACAAGGTGGGAACGAACTTGCGAATGTGCAACCACTTGTTTTCCAATCTCTTACTGGTGGGATGGCATTAGCACATAATGGAAACTTAATAAATGCAACAAAATTACGTGAAACGCTTGAAAAAAAGGGGAGTATTTTTCAAACAACCTCTGATACAGAAGTATTGGCTCATTTGATTAAGCGAGATGGTGTAGTGAATGAAGCAACTATTACTAATGCACTTAATCATGTAAAAGGGGCGTATGCCTATTTGGTATTAGAAGATGACACCTTATATGCTGCTTTAGATCCTGATGGCATTAGACCACTTTCTATAGGCAAATTAGAAGATGCATATGTCATTGCTTCAGAAACCTGTGCATTTGATCAAATTGGAGCAACATTTGAACGAGATGTATTGCCTGGAGAGTTAATCAAAATTAATCAGAATGGGCTTACATCCTCTCGATTTGCATCACCTAAAAAAAGAAATCTATGTGCAATGGAATATGTCTATTTTTCTCGACCAGATAGTAATTTGAACAATGTTAATGTTCATGCTTCACGTAAACAAATGGGAAAAGAATTGGCCAAGGAAGCATACATTGATGTGGATTTAGTAATTGGTGTGCCAGATTCTAGTATTTCAGCAGCTATTGGATATGCAGAAGAAAGTAAACTTCCTTATGAGATGGGAATTATCAAAAATCGTTACGTTGGAAGAACATTTATTCAGCCTTCACAGGAACTAAGAGAGCTTGGCGTGAAAATGAAGCTTGCACCTGTCCGGAGTATAGTAGAAGGAAAGCGTATCGTGATGATTGATGATTCCATTGTTCGAGGAACGACGAGCAAAAGAATTGTAAAAATGTTGAAGGATGCGGGAGCAAGGGAAGTCCATGTACGTATTGCCTCACCAGCTATTACAAATCCATGCTATTACGGAATCGATATGCCTACAAAGGAAGAATTACTTAGAGCAAATTATAGTGTTGAGGAAATTAGCGAAATTATTGGGGCAGATAGTCTTGCTTATCTTTCTCAACAGGGTTTAGAAAAAGCAATCATCAAAGAAGAAACGACTGATCAAGGAGTATGTATGGCCTGTATGACAGGTAATTATCCTTTGGCTGTAACAGATGACATATAA
- a CDS encoding nucleotidyltransferase: MLIQNQMIQTIKDKCITDELVAASMMYGSFTKGEGDRYSDIEFYIFIKNTDIDGFNSKKWISEIYPVDLIFYNEFGTEVVIFSNMIRGEFHFLPASKIEIIKSFKPTGIFPDTASMYIYDETEKLKPLLDDLGRSEPERITMENINFAFNNFVNAWMMGINVLNRGEAARALECLTYVQKYILQLIRMKENSVERWLNSTKNLEKDISKKFYQDYISITAKLEKAELVTAYTNALNLMRDLYEEFEAEYPVDVDKPFIDKLYLIIK, translated from the coding sequence ATGTTAATTCAAAATCAAATGATTCAAACAATAAAAGATAAATGTATTACGGATGAGCTAGTAGCTGCAAGTATGATGTATGGTTCTTTCACAAAGGGTGAAGGAGATAGATACTCAGATATTGAGTTTTATATTTTTATCAAAAATACTGATATAGATGGTTTTAATTCCAAAAAATGGATTTCTGAAATTTATCCAGTAGATTTAATCTTCTACAATGAATTTGGAACAGAAGTAGTAATTTTTTCAAATATGATTCGTGGAGAATTTCATTTCCTTCCAGCGTCAAAAATAGAAATAATTAAGAGCTTCAAACCTACAGGAATCTTTCCAGATACAGCATCTATGTACATTTATGATGAAACAGAAAAATTAAAACCTCTACTTGATGATTTAGGAAGATCTGAACCAGAAAGAATTACTATGGAGAACATTAATTTTGCGTTTAATAATTTTGTAAATGCATGGATGATGGGGATCAATGTTTTAAATAGAGGAGAAGCTGCTAGAGCTTTAGAATGTTTAACATATGTCCAAAAATATATTTTACAATTAATTAGAATGAAAGAAAACAGTGTTGAGAGATGGTTAAACAGTACAAAAAATCTTGAAAAGGATATAAGCAAAAAATTTTATCAAGATTATATTTCAATAACCGCAAAATTGGAGAAAGCTGAGTTGGTAACAGCTTATACCAATGCCTTAAATCTAATGAGAGATTTATATGAAGAGTTTGAAGCTGAATATCCCGTAGATGTAGATAAACCCTTTATTGATAAGTTGTATCTTATAATAAAATAG
- a CDS encoding response regulator transcription factor: MQKVLIIEDEMNIAELEKDYLEVNGFESDIATTGEEGLQLAKTNSYQLILLDLMLPGIDGFTIAKELRKTLEIPILMVTARKEDIDKIRGFDRGADDYIVKPFNPNELVARVKAHIARYNRLTNQGQKENSIQINDLVIHSESRQVLVHDEEKIFTAKEFDLLYFLAINRNIVFSKEQLFERIWGYDALGDNSTVTVHIRKIREKIEKDPANPQLIETIWGVGYRFKK, encoded by the coding sequence ATGCAAAAAGTTTTGATTATTGAAGATGAAATGAATATTGCTGAATTAGAAAAAGATTATTTGGAAGTGAATGGGTTTGAAAGTGATATTGCGACGACTGGTGAAGAAGGATTACAGCTAGCTAAAACAAACTCCTATCAACTTATCCTTTTAGATTTAATGCTTCCAGGAATAGATGGATTTACTATAGCCAAAGAATTACGAAAAACTTTGGAGATTCCAATATTAATGGTTACAGCTAGAAAGGAAGATATAGATAAGATTCGTGGGTTTGATCGAGGTGCTGATGATTATATTGTAAAACCTTTTAATCCAAATGAATTGGTAGCTAGAGTGAAAGCTCATATTGCAAGATATAATCGTTTAACCAATCAAGGACAGAAAGAAAACAGTATTCAAATTAATGATTTAGTCATCCATAGCGAATCTAGACAAGTATTAGTTCATGACGAGGAGAAAATATTTACTGCTAAGGAATTTGATTTATTATACTTTCTGGCAATAAATAGGAATATTGTCTTCAGCAAAGAGCAGCTTTTCGAACGTATTTGGGGTTATGATGCTTTAGGTGATAACTCAACTGTAACTGTGCATATTAGAAAAATCAGAGAAAAAATTGAAAAAGATCCAGCTAACCCCCAATTAATTGAAACGATTTGGGGTGTGGGTTATCGATTTAAGAAATGA
- a CDS encoding sensor histidine kinase, translating to MSIKKRLILSNIGMILIPIISFFLLEIALGYLLFVVFQGNPQGAEMKWFIGLRFVAMAFILVVTNGILTYVVSKSIISPLQKLSIAAKKVGNGDLDSPLKSEKRDELGELTNTFDAMRIKLKDAKAAREKYEQNRQELIASISHDLKTPLTSIKGYIKGIQDGVANTPEKLDKYLNIISKTANDMDALIDELFLYSRLDLQQISFHFEKVDLYAFFSDFIDELAFHLEKEQGSATLIANKNEAYIVEADRDKLKRVITNITQNSMKYMDKDNKKIQVQLFSEANEVIVEINDNGSGIKQEDLPFIFESFYRTDASRNSSTGGSGLGLSIVKQIMEKHGGSAWAESMLGEGTSIYLKLKKVI from the coding sequence TTGTCTATTAAAAAGCGCTTAATTTTATCAAATATAGGAATGATTTTGATCCCGATTATTTCCTTTTTCTTATTAGAAATAGCTTTGGGATACCTATTATTCGTTGTTTTTCAAGGAAATCCGCAAGGTGCTGAAATGAAATGGTTTATTGGTCTCCGTTTTGTTGCGATGGCTTTTATTTTAGTCGTTACAAACGGCATTCTAACCTATGTTGTCTCTAAAAGTATTATTTCTCCACTCCAGAAATTATCTATTGCAGCGAAAAAAGTTGGTAATGGTGATTTAGATTCTCCTCTAAAATCTGAGAAGAGGGATGAATTAGGTGAACTAACAAATACCTTTGACGCGATGCGAATTAAATTAAAAGATGCTAAAGCAGCTCGAGAAAAATATGAACAAAATCGACAAGAGCTTATTGCTAGCATTTCTCATGATCTAAAAACACCACTAACCTCTATCAAAGGCTATATCAAAGGTATTCAAGATGGTGTAGCAAATACTCCAGAGAAGTTAGATAAGTATTTAAACATCATTTCTAAAACAGCAAATGATATGGATGCACTAATTGATGAATTATTTTTATACTCTCGGCTAGATTTACAACAGATTTCATTTCATTTTGAAAAGGTTGATTTATACGCTTTTTTTAGTGATTTTATTGATGAATTAGCATTTCATTTAGAAAAAGAACAAGGCAGTGCAACACTTATAGCAAATAAAAATGAGGCTTATATCGTAGAAGCAGATAGAGATAAATTGAAACGAGTCATTACTAATATTACTCAAAACAGTATGAAATATATGGATAAGGATAATAAGAAAATTCAGGTACAGTTATTCTCTGAAGCTAATGAAGTTATTGTAGAAATCAATGATAATGGGAGTGGGATCAAACAAGAGGATCTTCCCTTCATTTTTGAAAGCTTTTACCGTACTGATGCTTCCAGAAACTCCTCTACTGGTGGTAGTGGACTTGGCTTATCTATTGTTAAACAAATTATGGAGAAGCATGGTGGCAGTGCTTGGGCAGAGAGCATGCTAGGCGAAGGTACAAGTATTTATCTAAAATTAAAAAAGGTGATATAA
- a CDS encoding DUF5957 family protein, with protein sequence MRLMLAILVGIIGGFILGIALSSFIGVIGWTFFGKALGIKFLPFYTSGLCAIIVPIIDQKNR encoded by the coding sequence ATGAGATTAATGTTAGCTATATTGGTCGGAATTATTGGTGGTTTTATCCTTGGAATTGCATTATCTAGTTTTATTGGTGTTATTGGCTGGACTTTTTTTGGTAAAGCTCTTGGTATTAAGTTTTTACCCTTTTACACTTCCGGCTTATGTGCGATCATTGTTCCTATCATAGATCAGAAAAATAGATAA
- a CDS encoding DUF6220 domain-containing protein: MQSTQLRVSIGRITFFILVSIFTLSVTLQFLFAGMAIFLHAANWMKHTMFVHLFGFTLPVLLLIFAFISNLPRWAYWQIFGLFTGIFLMYFTANIRGILPWIGVLHPIIGLLLFLLSIFMLTQSWKFIFKQRNEVLK, translated from the coding sequence TTGCAATCAACACAGCTTCGAGTTTCTATTGGAAGAATAACTTTTTTCATTTTAGTAAGCATTTTTACTTTATCAGTAACACTTCAATTCTTGTTTGCAGGAATGGCGATATTTCTTCATGCTGCAAATTGGATGAAGCATACGATGTTTGTACATTTATTTGGATTTACTTTACCTGTTCTTCTACTAATTTTCGCGTTTATTAGTAATTTACCACGCTGGGCATATTGGCAGATATTCGGTTTATTTACAGGTATTTTTCTAATGTACTTCACTGCAAATATAAGAGGAATACTACCATGGATTGGAGTATTACATCCTATTATTGGTCTTTTACTATTTCTCCTATCCATTTTCATGCTAACCCAATCATGGAAATTTATTTTCAAACAAAGAAATGAGGTTTTAAAATGA
- a CDS encoding immunoglobulin-like domain-containing protein, with amino-acid sequence MKKISLLMLFCTFLTIVACNKEAPKSISIPQPIFDSENLSITVLSSTLEKLEIELQNNTSVDLTTSNYYVIEHYMDSEWKEVPLSLNVEDVEIHLPANEAHPFTIELYPEQHEYELGKYRVEKTVSTANGVIHPIIEFHIE; translated from the coding sequence ATGAAGAAAATTTCTCTACTCATGTTATTTTGCACATTTCTTACTATAGTAGCCTGTAATAAAGAAGCTCCTAAATCAATTTCCATCCCACAACCAATATTTGATTCAGAAAATCTTTCCATAACAGTTTTATCCTCCACCCTAGAAAAGTTAGAAATCGAACTGCAAAACAATACTTCAGTTGATCTAACCACAAGCAATTATTATGTAATTGAACATTATATGGATAGTGAATGGAAAGAAGTACCATTATCGCTAAATGTGGAGGATGTTGAAATTCATCTTCCTGCTAATGAAGCTCATCCATTTACGATTGAATTATATCCGGAGCAACATGAATACGAATTGGGGAAATATCGTGTAGAGAAAACTGTTTCAACCGCAAATGGGGTAATACATCCTATAATTGAATTTCATATAGAATAG